The sequence CCAGCGCGTTCTGTTCGGCCAGGTTCAGCAGATTGCCCTGGCCGGGGGTGTGCACATCGACCGCGAGCACATTGGTGCCGGGGTCGGCGGCGGCCATCCGCGCGGTGGCCTCGCCCATGCCGAAGCCGATCTCCAGGACCACCGGACGCTCGTTGCCGAACAGATCGGCGAGGTCGAGCACCCGCTGTCCGTCGATGTCCAGGCCCCAGGCGGGCCACAGCCGCTGGAGCGCGTCGGCCTGCCCGGTCGTCACCCGGCTGCGGCGCGGCTGGAAGCTGCGGATCCGCCGCTCGAAGTGCGAGCCGGCGGGATCGGCCCGGGGGCCGTCCGGGAAGCGCGGCTCGCCCTTGGCCCGGGCGGGCCGGGGGGCGGCACCGGGGGCGTCCGGGGCCGGCTCGGACAGGACGTCGGGGGTGTTCAGCGCATCAGACACAGTACGAACGAGTCTACGGGCGCGGCGCGGACCCGCCCGCGCCGCCGGTCGCCGCCAGCATCTCCAGGGCCCGGCGCGCGACCTCCCGGCCGATCGGCAGGGAGGCGGTGGCCGCCGGGGACGGGGCGTTCAGCACATGCACCGCGCGGGGGCCCTCCTCGATCAGGAAGTCGTCCACCAGGGATCCGTCCCGCAGCACCGCCTGCGCCCGCACCCCGGCCGTCGCCGGCACCAGGTCCCCGGCCCCGGCCGCGGGCAGCAGTCTGCGCACCGCCTGGAGGAACGCGTCCTTCGACAGTGAGCGGTGCAGCTCACCCGCGCCGTAGCGCCAGTGCCGCCGGGCTATCGCCCACGATCCGGGCCAGGCCAGGGTGCCGGCCAGCTCCCGGGGTCGTACGACCTTCCAGCCGTACCCCTCCCGGGCCAGCGCCGGGACCGCGTTGGGGCCGATGTGGACGCCGCCGTCGACGCCCCGGGTCAGATGCACGCCGAGGAACGGGAACGCGGGGTCCGGCACCGGGTAGACCAGTCCGCGCACCAGTTCGGGCCGGGCCAGCTCGTAGTACTCCCCGCGGAAGGGCACGATCCGCACGCCGGGCTCGTCGCCGGTCAGCCGGGCCAGTTCGTCGCAGTACAGCCCGGCGCAGTTCACCAGGACCCGTCCGCGCACCACGTCACCGGCCGCGGTGCGCACGGCCACGCCACGCTCCGGGCGCCGGTCCACCCGGACGACCCGCGCGCCGTAGCGGATGTCGGCGCCGGAGGCGAGGGCGAGCTGCCGGGCCACGCCCACGTAGTCGCACACGCCGGTGCTGCCGACGTGTATCGCGGCCAGTCCGCGCACCTCGGGTTCGTACTCGGCGATCTGGGCGGCGCCCAGCTCGCGCACCGGGATTCCGTGCTCCCGGCCGCGCTGCACCAGGGCGTGCAGCCGGGGCAGCTCGGCGCGCTCGGTGGCGACGATCAGCTTGCCGGTGACGGCGTGCTCGATGCCGTACTCGGCGCAGAACTTCACCATCTCGGCCGCGCCGCGCACCGCGTACCGCGCCTTGAGGGAGCCCGGCCGGTAGTAGATCCCGCTGTGGATCACCCCGCTGTTGCGCCCCGTCTGGTGGCGCGCGGGGCCCGGCTCCTTCTCCAGCACGGTCACCCGTGTCCCCGGCGCCGCCCTGCCGACCGCGTACGCCGTCGACAGCCCGACGATCCCCCCTCCGACCACGAGCACATCGCAGTCGTACGCCCCGACCGGCACCTGCACCACCTCCCACGTCGATAGTGCACTGCGCCACTGACAGTGCCTTCAAACGCCGGGGTGATCAGTACCGCACCGGTGCCGGGGCGCGGCGCTACGCGGGGGTCACCAGCAGGGGCCGGGCCCGCTCCCGCAGCTCGACCACCCGTGGCTCGTCGCCGTACGCCTCCAGCCGGTGCAGCAGGTCCCGTACGTACTCCGTGGTCCGCGCCGAGGAGATCCGGCCGGCCACCTCGACCGCCCGCACCCCCTGCTCGCAGGCCGCGTCGAGGTTCCCGGACTCCAGCTCGGCCACCGCGGAGACGACCAGGCGCAGCCCGTGCGAGCGCACGAACTCCTCCGTCGGCTTCGACAGCGCCTGCTCGGTGAACCGGCGCACCTGGCGCGGCAGCTTCAGGTCCCGGTAGCACTCGGCCGCGTCCGCCGCGAAGCGGTCGTAGCCGTAGAAGCCGAGCCACGAGGGATCGTTGTCCCCCTCGCGGGAGCGCTCCAGCCAGCTCTCCGCCGCCTTCAGTGCCGCGCCCGCCGCCTGGGCGTCCCCGGCGCGCGCGTGGGCGCGCGCCTCGACCAGCCGGAAGAAGCTCATGGTGCGGGCCGTGGCCAGCCCCCGGTTGCGTTCGAGCGCGGCCTGCGCGAGGTCGACCCCCTCGTCCCCGAAGCCCCGGTACGTCGCCTGGAGCGACATGGAGGCCAGGACGTACCCGCCGAGCGGCACGTCGGCGGCCGCGCGGGCGAGCCGCAGCGCCTGGATGTAGTACCGCTGCGCCGCCTCCTGCTGGCCGGTGTCGAAGGCCATCCACCCGGCGAGCCGGGTCAGTTCGGCGGAGGCGCCGAACAGCGCGCGGCCGACCTCGTCGGAGTACCCGCCGAGCAGCAGCGGCGCCGCCTCGACGCGCAGGCACTCCGGCACCATCGACGAACGCCAGTCGCCGCCCCCGTACTTGGAGTCCCAGCGCCGGGCGTCCTCGGCGGCCTCCCGCAGCTTGCGGACGTCGCTGTGGCCGACCCTGACCGGTGCGCCGGTGCCCTCGGCGGAGCCGTCCTCCCGCGCGACCGAGCTGTCGGCGGGGGTTATCAGCCAGCGCGAGGCGGGCGTCGCGTAGGCGCTCACCGCGAAGGATCCGGCCAGCGACTGCCAGATCCCGCCCGCGCCGGCCCGGCGCCCGGCGAGGTCGAGGCGGTACAGCTCGGTCGCCGAGCGCACCGCCTGCGCCACGTCCCTCGGGAAGGCGAGGCCGACCTCGGGCGCGGGGTCCGCGTCCGCCAGGCCGATCTCGTGGAGCGGCACCGGGCGGCCGAGTTTCTGTCCGATGGCGGCCGCGATGAGGTGGGGCGCGGCGCCCTGCGGCACCATGCCCTTCGACACCCAGCGCGCCACGGACGTCTTGTCGTAGCGAAGTGTCAACCCGCGTTGGGCGCCAAGGTCGTTGACGCGACGCGCGAGTCCTGCGTTGCTGATTCCCGCGAGGGCGAGAACGGTGCCGAGTTTTTCGTTCGGCCCGCGTTGCTCCCTGGACATGCGCCACCCCTCGACACAGACGGCCGCCGCGCGGGCATAACCGCGCGGCATTCGTAAACCCAGCGTAGTTCGCCGCATCCCAAGCGTTAAGGGGCATTGTTCCGGATGGCGGGATTGTGGTCCGTACGGGAGTGCGGACCAGTACGCACCGTGCACGGACCGGTCGTCGCGTGCCCCCGCGCGTGTGGCCGTGCGCCCGGCCGTGCGCTCTTCTCCGGCCAACTCGTCGGCGGTTTCCTGGTCTTGCGTGGGTCGGCCCGCTGTACTGGATCCAGTGGGCTGGGGGACACCGCCGCCTTCATCCCCGCGGGCGGCGGACCGGTCCGGGAGGCGGCTGCCGTCTCCCGGACCGTGCGTGCGTCCGGGGCGCCGCGAGCACCGCGATCCCCTACGGAGCGTGCTCATCTCCTCTGCCTGGTTCGGTATTTGGCTGAAAATCGTCCCGCAGGCGGACGGGAGTTTTCTGCCCCGGCCCTGCAACTCAGGGGCGTGAAAGGCGTTTTGGGGGAGCGCGCCGGGGGCGCATTCGCGTCGCGCCCTGTCTGGTGACATCCGCCCGGACCCTGGATCACGGTGGCCGCACGGCCGCGAACCCCCTTCTTCCTCCCGCCGTTTCGTGCGGTGTCACCACACCTCTCCCAGGCGTCCTTCGTGGCAGCATGGGGACCGATTCGATCGGTGCACCGATCGTCCACAGGCTGTGGAGGCACGATGCGGTGGTTGGTGGGGTGGAGCAGCGCCGCCGCGGGCGCGGCCGGGCCCGGCTCCGCCGGCTCGCCGGGCCACGACGGCGAGACCCTGCACCCGGTCGGCTCCCAGCTCCTGTGGGGCGACCCCGACCCGCTGTGGGCGGTCGGCGACTGGCGCCCGGACGAGGTGCGCGTCGTCAGGGCCGACGAGCAGAACCGGATCGCCGTCCTCGGCATCTGCGGCGCCTCCGACGAGGACCTGCGGCGCGGCCTGTTCACCGCGCGCGGGGGCGCGCTGCGCCATCTGACGAACTGGCCCGGCAGCTACACCGCCGTCGTCCAGGTCGGCCGCCGCGTCACCGTCTGCGGCGATCTCGCCGGCGCCCGCCCGGTCTTCCACACCCCGTGGGCGGGCGGCACGGCGTACGCCACCGCCGCGCTGCCGCTCGCCGACCTCATCGAGGCCAACCTCGACTTCGGCCATCTGGCCGCCCTGCTCGCCGCCCCGGACGTCCCGGCCGCGCTGCGCGACACCACCCCCTACGAAGGGGTACGGCGCATTCCGCCGGGGCACGCGCTGGTGCTGCGCGCGGGGGCGCGGGAGATCG is a genomic window of Streptomyces sp. WP-1 containing:
- a CDS encoding MFS transporter; amino-acid sequence: MSREQRGPNEKLGTVLALAGISNAGLARRVNDLGAQRGLTLRYDKTSVARWVSKGMVPQGAAPHLIAAAIGQKLGRPVPLHEIGLADADPAPEVGLAFPRDVAQAVRSATELYRLDLAGRRAGAGGIWQSLAGSFAVSAYATPASRWLITPADSSVAREDGSAEGTGAPVRVGHSDVRKLREAAEDARRWDSKYGGGDWRSSMVPECLRVEAAPLLLGGYSDEVGRALFGASAELTRLAGWMAFDTGQQEAAQRYYIQALRLARAAADVPLGGYVLASMSLQATYRGFGDEGVDLAQAALERNRGLATARTMSFFRLVEARAHARAGDAQAAGAALKAAESWLERSREGDNDPSWLGFYGYDRFAADAAECYRDLKLPRQVRRFTEQALSKPTEEFVRSHGLRLVVSAVAELESGNLDAACEQGVRAVEVAGRISSARTTEYVRDLLHRLEAYGDEPRVVELRERARPLLVTPA
- the trmB gene encoding tRNA (guanosine(46)-N7)-methyltransferase TrmB, with protein sequence MSDALNTPDVLSEPAPDAPGAAPRPARAKGEPRFPDGPRADPAGSHFERRIRSFQPRRSRVTTGQADALQRLWPAWGLDIDGQRVLDLADLFGNERPVVLEIGFGMGEATARMAAADPGTNVLAVDVHTPGQGNLLNLAEQNALDNVRVGNGDAIILLREMLRPDALAGLRVYFPDPWPKKRHHKRRLIQPEFLDLAATRLRPGALVHCATDWEPYAEQMLEVLSAHPAFENTQADGGFAPRPGFRPLTRFEGQGLDKGHVVNDLLFRRK
- the lhgO gene encoding L-2-hydroxyglutarate oxidase — protein: MVQVPVGAYDCDVLVVGGGIVGLSTAYAVGRAAPGTRVTVLEKEPGPARHQTGRNSGVIHSGIYYRPGSLKARYAVRGAAEMVKFCAEYGIEHAVTGKLIVATERAELPRLHALVQRGREHGIPVRELGAAQIAEYEPEVRGLAAIHVGSTGVCDYVGVARQLALASGADIRYGARVVRVDRRPERGVAVRTAAGDVVRGRVLVNCAGLYCDELARLTGDEPGVRIVPFRGEYYELARPELVRGLVYPVPDPAFPFLGVHLTRGVDGGVHIGPNAVPALAREGYGWKVVRPRELAGTLAWPGSWAIARRHWRYGAGELHRSLSKDAFLQAVRRLLPAAGAGDLVPATAGVRAQAVLRDGSLVDDFLIEEGPRAVHVLNAPSPAATASLPIGREVARRALEMLAATGGAGGSAPRP